One Nicotiana sylvestris chromosome 12, ASM39365v2, whole genome shotgun sequence genomic window carries:
- the LOC138883786 gene encoding uncharacterized protein — MTCNPSWPEIKEHLSLADQVQNRPDLVSRVFRAKVEELKTDILKRQIFGIVVGFMYTIEFQKRGLPHAHFLIILVDEHKLLTPESYDKFVCAELLDSKNDRDLYSLVIKHMIHGPCGKLNPTNICMKNNNCKFKYLKDFAEKTSKGKNSYPIYRRRRIEEVVEVRGEFLDNSWVVPYNPFLLCKYN; from the coding sequence ATGACTTGTAATCCTTCTTGGCCAGAAATAAAAGAACATTTGTCACTAGCTGATCAGGTACAAAACAGACCTGATTTAGTTAGTAGAGTTTTCAGAGCAAAGGTAGAAGAATTAAAGACGGATATTTTAAAAAGACAAATCTTTGGAATAGTTGTTGGATTCATGTATACTATAGAATTTCAAAAACGCGGTCTTCCACATGCTCATTTCCTTATTATACTTGTTGATGAACACAAATTACTGACTCCTGAATCTTATGATAAATTTGTCTGTGCAGAATTGCTTGATTCTAAAAATGATCGCGATCTATATTCACTTGTTATTAAACATATGATACATGGTCCTTGTGGAAAGTTAAATCCTACAAATATTTGCATGAAAAATAATAACTGCAAATTCAAGTATCTAAAAGATTTTGCTGAAAAAACATCAAAAGGGAAGAATTCATATCCAATATACAGAAGGAGAAGAATCGAAGAAGTTGTAGAAGTAAGAGGTGAGTTTCTCGATAATTCTTGGGTAGTTCCATATAATCCATTTTTGCTATGCAAGTATAATTGA